CATGCAGGGGCCGACCGGCTGGCGCATGATGAGGAAGCGCGACTTGCCGTCCGGGGAGGTGGCGAAACCGCCGTCGATCCGCACGGCCTCCTCGGCGAACCAGCGGAAGAACTCGGCGGCGTAGGCGATCTCCCCCTTGGCCTCGGCGAGCGGCTTGCCCATCTCGAGGGTCATCAGGACCGCCAGCTCCTCCTGGCGCTCCATGAGCAGCTGAAAGGCCCGGTACAGGATCTGGCTGCGTTCGCGGGGCGCGACCTTCGCCCACCCCGGCTGCGCCCGCTCGGCCGCGTCCAGAGCCCGCAGGGCGTCATCCTTGCCCGCGTCCGCGACCTCGCACAGCACCTTGCGGGTGGAGGGGTCCTCGACCTCGAAAGCGGCACCGGAGGAGGCGTCCTGCCACTTTCCGCCCAGGAAAAGCCTCTTGTCCACCTGTGCGACGACCTGTGCTTCGCGATCCGACATGTTCTCTCCTCCGTCGACGGGCCGCCCCGGTGCCGGGGGGCCTGTGGTCAGAACTGCCCGACGTGCGCCCGCTGGACACCGCCGCGTCCCGGATGTTTCCATAGCAGCGTCGATTGTCAACAATCCTACGGAACCCGATACAAGGAATTGAGGCCATCGCATGGCGGAGCTCTCCCCGGCCCTCAAGCAGGCGACCCCGGTCGTCGCCGCACGAGGCGAGGGTGTCTACATCTACGACGATGACGACCGTCGCTTCCTGGACTTCACCGCCGGGATCGGAGTCACCAGCACCGGGCACTGCCACCCGAAGGTGGTCGCCGCCGCCCAGGAGCAGGTCGCGACGCTCATCCACGGCCAGTACACCACCGTGATGCACAAGCCCCTGCTCCGACTCACCGAGCGGCTCGGCGAGGTCCTGCCCGAGGGCATCGACCGGCTGTTCTACGTGAACTCCGGCAGCGAGGCGGTGGAGGCCGCGCTGCGCCTGGCCCGCCAGGCCACCGGCCGACAGAACGCCGTGGTCTTCCAGGGCTCCTTCCACGGCCGCACCATGGGCGCCGCCTCCCTGACCACCTCCGGGGTGAAGATCCGCGCCGGCATCGGCCCCCTGGTCCCCGGCGTGGTGGTCTCGCCCTTCCCGTACGCCTACCGGCTCGGCCTCTCCGAGGAAGAGGCCGTGGCCTACGCGCTGCGCGAGCTGGACTACCAGTTCGCCACGGTGACCTCCCCGAAGGACACCGCCGCCGTGTTCATCGAACCGGTCCTCGGCGAGGGCGGCTACGTCCCCGTCCCGGACGCCTTCCTCCAGGGGCTGCGCGAGCGCGCCGATCAGCACGGGTTCCTGCTGGTCGCCGACGAGGTCCAGACCGGCTTCGGCCGCACCGGCACCTTCTGGGGCCACGAGCCCTCGGGGATCCGCCCGGACATCGTCATCACCGCCAAGGGCCTGGCCAGCGGTTTCCCGCTCTCGGCCATCGCCGCACCGAACGCTGTCATGGAGAAGGCATGGCCGGGCTCCCAGGGCGGCACCTACGGCGGCAACGCCGTGTCCTGTGCCGCCGCCCTGGCCACCCTGGACGTCATCCAGGAGGAAGGCCTCGTGGAGAACGCGGCCCGCCAGGGCGAGCGCCTCCAGCAGGGGCTGGCCAAGATCGCCGAGGCCAACCCGGCCATCGGCGACGTCCGCGGCCGC
This DNA window, taken from Nocardiopsis exhalans, encodes the following:
- a CDS encoding aspartate aminotransferase family protein, with amino-acid sequence MAELSPALKQATPVVAARGEGVYIYDDDDRRFLDFTAGIGVTSTGHCHPKVVAAAQEQVATLIHGQYTTVMHKPLLRLTERLGEVLPEGIDRLFYVNSGSEAVEAALRLARQATGRQNAVVFQGSFHGRTMGAASLTTSGVKIRAGIGPLVPGVVVSPFPYAYRLGLSEEEAVAYALRELDYQFATVTSPKDTAAVFIEPVLGEGGYVPVPDAFLQGLRERADQHGFLLVADEVQTGFGRTGTFWGHEPSGIRPDIVITAKGLASGFPLSAIAAPNAVMEKAWPGSQGGTYGGNAVSCAAALATLDVIQEEGLVENAARQGERLQQGLAKIAEANPAIGDVRGRGLMQANEFVTPDGQPDGAAALRVQQAAAQNGLLLLTCGPAGNVVRFIPALVVNADQVDTALELWAASVEEAI